A region of the bacterium genome:
TGAGATCTGAGTATTCGGCGCGATAGGGCAGCCATAGAAGGTCTGATTTTTGAAGACGGTGCATGGTCTCCTGGTGAGGAAGATGTCCAAGTCTTTCTATGAATGAGGAAACGCCGCTGCGCCGGATGCGCTCTTCCTCCATCTTGCTTATCTCTCCCATTATCTCGACCTTGAGCTTGGCTGGTGTAAGTCCTTCCTCGTCCCTTAACCGGCGTATGGCAGAATAGAGAGTGGTTCCTCGATTTATGTGCTCGAGTCCGAGAATACCTGCGTACGAGATAACGAACTGACCCTTCTTGCGTCGTATACGAGATTTTGTACCTTCTTCAAAATCGTCTGAATCAAAACCGTTAGGTATGTAGTTTATCCGAGGAGCGAGCTCAGGGTAGCGACTCAAGAGATTCCGGATATGTTCTCTCGTTACTCCGATGATTACATCTGCTCCCTCGAGAATCCTTTTTTCAGCTCTCTTGTTCAATGCTCTTTTCCACCTTGCTTTTCCATGCTGAGGATGGCCTGCCCAGGGGTCTCTCATGTCTATAATCAAAGGAAGATTGGCCACTCTCTTGATAAGCTGGCCGGTGAACATGTTGCTCCAGGGCGGAGCAGTAACAAAAACCGCTTTTGCTTTCGATGCGAGTCTTGACGCTTCGTGGAACGCCTGACCGATAAAGCCTGTTTGCGTATCGGGCCACGAAAAACGCTCTGCAATCCACCGCAAGGGGCTATCGACTCTTGGTTTCAAAGGTCCTACAAGCTTCTCGCGAAAACGGAAGCTGTCGAATCCCGCTACGCGATGAAGCTCGATGTCTTTGACTTCATCAATCATTTCAGGATCGGCCATGTAGAATGCCGAAGGCTGAGGCGCGATAACTACAGGTTCCCAGCCGAATTCCGGCAAGTATTTGCAGAGCTTCGTAACGCGCTGAACGCCCACGCCGCCCAAGGGAGGATAGTAATAGGTTATTACAAGGAGTTTCTTAGCCACTTATTTCTTAAGGAGTTTTTCCGCGTCCCTTACTATATCTGAATATCCCAGATCCCTTCTGATTCTATCCTTGTTGTTCACAACATCCCACAGATAACTTCTCGCCTTTTCCCTTTCACCGAGTGCAAGGTATACCTCTGCCAATCTGAGCTTGCACTGGTAGATATTTGTGTAGCACTTTGGCTGATACCAGAATATGTCGCCCAGGAGCTTCTCGTAAAGCTCTTTTGCCTCCTTCCACATGCCGAGATCGATATACAGCTCACCCAAACCCCACCGGAATGTGCGTCCCTTGGGATGTTCGTTCACGAGTTCCCTGCTCACGGCAAGCGCTTCTGAAGGTCTTTTTTCTTCCCTCAAGACGAAGGAGAGCGCCTGCCCGGCAGATGCCTTGAAGTATTTGCCCTTTTCATATACGGTTCGGATTTCGTAAATACCCTTCTCCACGTTAGTGGATGCCTTTGCACCCGGAAGATAGCGGTCTACCCTGCCTGAGAAATAGTCGTACGCTCCCTTGGCAAGATAGGCGTCATAGAGTGTTGAATCGAGTTCTACAGCCCTTAAAAGCGGCTTCAGGGAGTTTGTTCCGGATGAGAATGCCGCAAGATACTGCCTTTTCCAGCCCGAGCGAATCATGCGGAACACCTGAACGGACCCTATAAAAAAGAGATCGCGTGCATTCTCGCCCTCTTCTTCGATTCCCTGCCTCGCCAGCTTCTCGGCCTTTGCCATTTCCTGGTCAAAATGCCATTCTAGTGAATCGGTTACGAAATCGGACATGTATATAAACGTCAATGCGCCGTTAAGGAAGTACGGAGCCGGGTCATCAGGACAGAGTTCCTTAGCGTCGGCATAAGCCTTGCGTGCCGTAGTATAATCTTCTACGTGGGACGCCTCAATCCCCTTTTCAAGAAGCGCTTCGGCCTGAGGCGTCAGCGCTGAGACAAACAGGTTTAAAAAAAGGAGTTCAACCATCAGTATCTAAAGACGAGACATGGACTTAAATGGTTGCAATGGCCGCTATTTCTACAAGCGCGCCTTTTGGAAGCCCTGCCGATTGTACGGTAAGACGCGCGGGGTAGGGCGCCGTGAAATAGGAAGCGTATATCTCGTTCACCCTAGGGAAGTCGGCTAACGAGGCAAGATGGATGTCGCATCTTACGACGTCGTCCATTGTAGCTCCCGCTTCCTCGAGTATGGCCTTTAGGTTCTCCATCACCTTTTTGGTCTGAGTCTCAATGCCTTCCAGGAGCTTATCGGTTTCAGGGTCAATGCCAAGCTGTCCTGCAATGAAGACTAGATTAGAGACCCGCACTGCCTGGCTGTATGGACCTATTGGCAGCGGTGCCTTGTCGGTTCTTATCTCTTTTTTCATGCATCTCCTCTTTTTTGCTTTATGCGGGTAGTTTAAGTCCGGATAGCGGTCTGTCAACCCTGTTGACTAATTTTCCAATTCCGCTATTCTTTTATTAAAAGGGATAGACTCATCAAGGAGAAAAAGATGCACATATTATTAGCTTTAAGACTTTTTTCGCTCGTTGCACTGGCAACCCCGGCTCAACAGGCCGATGCATTACTGTCTTATATAACATTCCCTCAATCTTCTCTCTATGAATGGAAAACGGCAATGGATGATTCAGGTTATGTCTGGATGGCTGGTATCTATAAAGAAATATTCATAAACAGGATTGACTCACACGGACATAAGGTGATAGATGAGACGATTCTTCCAAGACAATTCGGTGCTCACCAAAGTATTCTCTTTGACAAATGGTGTATACTGCGTCCCTCAGAGAGTGGACACGTTGAGTGTTTAGAGGTAGAATGAGGCATCTAGCCAAGGATGCAAGATGAAGCGCAGTAACTGGACGACAGAGGAGAAGCTGGCGGTGGTACTTGAAGGATTGAACGGCAGGAAGTCGGTGACGGAGATATGCCGGGAACATCAGATATCCCAGACACTATATTACCGGTGGCGCGACAAGTTCCTTGAGGGGGCCAGGACTGGTCTTGAGAACGGGAGTTCTGACGATAAGGCTCACCGTTCGGAGGTAGAGCGACTCCAGAAGCTAATAGGTAAGCAGGCGATCCAGCTAGAGATACTAAAAAAAACGGAG
Encoded here:
- a CDS encoding glycosyltransferase family 4 protein; translated protein: MAKKLLVITYYYPPLGGVGVQRVTKLCKYLPEFGWEPVVIAPQPSAFYMADPEMIDEVKDIELHRVAGFDSFRFREKLVGPLKPRVDSPLRWIAERFSWPDTQTGFIGQAFHEASRLASKAKAVFVTAPPWSNMFTGQLIKRVANLPLIIDMRDPWAGHPQHGKARWKRALNKRAEKRILEGADVIIGVTREHIRNLLSRYPELAPRINYIPNGFDSDDFEEGTKSRIRRKKGQFVISYAGILGLEHINRGTTLYSAIRRLRDEEGLTPAKLKVEIMGEISKMEEERIRRSGVSSFIERLGHLPHQETMHRLQKSDLLWLPYRAEYSDLIVPAKTYEYIGSGTPILATVSPEHETASLIRETGTGCVAREGDIEGVFRALKLLLEGVFPYNPQREVIARFERRAHARKLARILDEYTANV
- a CDS encoding tetratricopeptide repeat protein; translated protein: MVELLFLNLFVSALTPQAEALLEKGIEASHVEDYTTARKAYADAKELCPDDPAPYFLNGALTFIYMSDFVTDSLEWHFDQEMAKAEKLARQGIEEEGENARDLFFIGSVQVFRMIRSGWKRQYLAAFSSGTNSLKPLLRAVELDSTLYDAYLAKGAYDYFSGRVDRYLPGAKASTNVEKGIYEIRTVYEKGKYFKASAGQALSFVLREEKRPSEALAVSRELVNEHPKGRTFRWGLGELYIDLGMWKEAKELYEKLLGDIFWYQPKCYTNIYQCKLRLAEVYLALGEREKARSYLWDVVNNKDRIRRDLGYSDIVRDAEKLLKK
- a CDS encoding transposase; translated protein: MKRSNWTTEEKLAVVLEGLNGRKSVTEICREHQISQTLYYRWRDKFLEGARTGLENGSSDDKAHRSEVERLQKLIGKQAIQLEILKKTE
- a CDS encoding RidA family protein — encoded protein: MKKEIRTDKAPLPIGPYSQAVRVSNLVFIAGQLGIDPETDKLLEGIETQTKKVMENLKAILEEAGATMDDVVRCDIHLASLADFPRVNEIYASYFTAPYPARLTVQSAGLPKGALVEIAAIATI